A genomic window from Corticium candelabrum chromosome 8, ooCorCand1.1, whole genome shotgun sequence includes:
- the LOC134183673 gene encoding uncharacterized protein K02A2.6-like encodes MVKMKALARQYMWWPKIDAAIEQQARACQACQATGKLPPRVTPRPWNWPSKPFQRIHVDFARTFMGHMFLLIIDAYLKWLEVERTIDVFRDVFARFGIPEMLVSNNGPQFVSEEMARLLLSMGEEHMHSAPYYPQSNEEAERSI; translated from the coding sequence ATGGTCAAAATGAAAGCATTAGCTCGGCAATACATGTGGTGGCCGAAGATTGATGCTGCTATAGAGCAACAAGCAAGGGCATGTCAGGCGTGTCAAGCAACTGGAAAGTTACCTCCACGGGTAACCCCACGTCCATGGAACTGGCCAAGCAAACCATTCCAACGCATTCACGTGGATTTTGCAAGAACATTCATGGGTCACATGTTTTTATTGATCATTGATGCGTATTTGAAATGGCTGGAGGTTGAAAGGACAATTGATGTGTTTCGAGATGTGTTCGCTCGATTTGGCATACCGGAAATGCTTGTTTCGAACAATGGTCCACAGTTCGTTTCAGAAGAAATGGCAAGACTCCTTCTATCAATGGGAGAAGAACACATGCATTCAGCACCCTATTACCCACAGTCAAATGAGGAGGCAGAGAGATCGATATGA